In Geopsychrobacter electrodiphilus DSM 16401, a single window of DNA contains:
- a CDS encoding ABC transporter substrate-binding protein codes for MFRYLLLLTIFLFLAEPAFARRIVVLAPAAGDILLKLGLADQVVGITRSLEEFPQALKVGSHIKPNVELIMSLKPDLLIISSNRFFSEQMSASIGAQTFVYNPKTLAEVLLQTEELGHQTGREVAAEELTHSLRKKLHGLKMLPSKPKVIFEISALPLSVAGQSNIVSNIIRAAGGEPVNFGNRKIIKLGSEAIIASHPDLYIYQTGPMNQNPTPPKERGDYRLLTCKYLHVDQLQWSRANSSSFDRVLDLNSILASSQQ; via the coding sequence ATGTTCAGGTATCTGCTGCTGCTGACAATTTTTCTTTTTCTTGCTGAACCAGCTTTCGCCCGGCGCATCGTCGTTTTGGCTCCGGCCGCTGGCGATATTCTGCTCAAACTCGGGCTCGCCGACCAGGTGGTCGGAATAACCAGAAGCCTTGAGGAATTTCCACAGGCGCTCAAAGTCGGGTCCCACATCAAACCGAATGTCGAACTGATTATGAGCTTAAAGCCCGATCTGCTGATCATCTCCTCAAACCGTTTTTTCAGCGAGCAGATGAGTGCCAGTATTGGCGCGCAAACCTTCGTCTATAACCCGAAGACCCTGGCCGAAGTTCTGCTACAAACTGAAGAGCTCGGACACCAGACCGGACGCGAAGTAGCAGCGGAGGAACTGACCCACAGCCTGCGCAAAAAGCTGCACGGGCTCAAAATGCTGCCGTCGAAGCCAAAGGTGATTTTCGAAATCAGCGCCCTCCCCTTAAGCGTCGCCGGACAGAGTAATATTGTCAGCAACATCATACGCGCCGCCGGTGGCGAACCGGTTAATTTCGGCAATCGCAAAATCATCAAGCTCGGCAGTGAAGCGATCATCGCCAGCCATCCAGACCTCTACATCTACCAGACAGGCCCGATGAATCAGAATCCGACCCCACCCAAAGAACGTGGTGACTACCGCCTCTTGACCTGCAAATATCTGCATGTCGACCAGCTCCAATGGTCACGCGCGAACAGCAGCAGCTTTGACCGTGTGCTGGACTTGAACTCTATTCTGGCCAGCAGCCAGCAGTAA
- the cobI gene encoding precorrin-2 C(20)-methyltransferase, which produces MPSVQAQPGHFYAIGIGPGASDLLTVRAVNLIESSDIILSPQAEGTNRSLALAAIGPYLKNQQIKTINYQMKRDGQSTQDRWDAVAQEVLSDCGAGKSVTMITIGDPLIFATTSYLLQGLEAGMDKCKIQVVPGISAFQIAASRFHDALTLQEDRLMLMSATDLAAVEAALIHCETLILYKAGGVINELLALLSKHDLLAAARLVSCAEQGAGELVVEDLSRFSPESLSYMTTMIIHCGRRNWHDHVLA; this is translated from the coding sequence ATGCCATCGGTTCAAGCCCAGCCGGGCCACTTCTACGCCATCGGCATCGGCCCCGGCGCCAGCGATCTTTTGACCGTCCGCGCCGTAAATCTGATCGAATCCAGCGACATTATCCTTTCCCCCCAGGCTGAGGGCACGAATCGCTCTCTGGCGCTGGCGGCGATCGGACCTTATCTGAAAAACCAGCAGATTAAGACCATCAATTATCAGATGAAAAGGGATGGCCAATCGACCCAGGATCGCTGGGATGCGGTGGCACAGGAGGTGCTGAGTGACTGCGGTGCCGGCAAATCGGTGACAATGATCACGATCGGCGATCCGCTGATCTTCGCCACTACCAGTTACTTGCTGCAAGGCCTTGAAGCTGGGATGGATAAATGTAAAATTCAGGTTGTACCAGGCATCAGCGCCTTCCAGATTGCCGCCAGCCGTTTTCACGATGCGCTGACCCTGCAGGAAGACCGGCTTATGCTGATGTCGGCCACCGACCTTGCCGCGGTCGAAGCCGCGCTTATCCATTGTGAAACGCTGATACTCTACAAGGCTGGCGGCGTGATCAACGAGCTGCTGGCCCTGCTCTCAAAGCATGATCTGCTGGCAGCGGCACGCTTGGTCAGTTGCGCCGAGCAGGGCGCAGGCGAACTGGTGGTTGAGGATTTATCCCGCTTCTCACCTGAGTCACTGAGTTACATGACGACAATGATAATCCATTGCGGCAGACGAAACTGGCACGACCACGTCCTGGCCTGA
- a CDS encoding phospholipase A — MRICLLLWMLALMMTPLSAGAETSISATDAELSATPSELSNPADLRIDERRQTDKKLAQHPLSLVSHKPNYLIGSYYLSKPQTAPFEAQFPGNDITIEPLELKFQLSLKTLLISNLLGQTGDLWVGYTNRSFWQAFNSKRSSPFRETNHEPEAWFDFATDRTLGDLRFKGLNLGMVHQSNGQWGAVSRSWNRIYSLFMFQRKSLYFAFKPWWRIPESRVDDDNPDIEKYLGNFEFYALKEWKDQTLGIMLRNNLRLNQDNHGAVQLDYTFSLHNQLRGYIQWFYGYGESLIDYNHEVNTLGIGLMLSNWL; from the coding sequence ATGAGAATCTGCCTTTTATTATGGATGTTGGCGCTGATGATGACACCCTTAAGTGCCGGCGCCGAAACGTCAATCTCAGCAACGGACGCGGAACTCTCGGCGACTCCATCAGAATTAAGTAACCCTGCCGACCTGCGGATCGATGAACGGCGCCAGACCGACAAAAAATTGGCACAGCATCCGCTCTCGCTGGTCTCACACAAGCCGAATTACCTGATCGGAAGCTATTACCTCAGTAAACCGCAGACAGCACCTTTTGAAGCCCAGTTTCCTGGCAATGATATCACCATCGAACCCCTTGAACTCAAATTCCAGCTCAGCCTCAAAACCCTTTTAATCTCCAACCTGCTCGGACAGACCGGCGATCTGTGGGTTGGCTACACCAATCGCAGTTTCTGGCAAGCCTTCAACTCCAAGCGATCCTCCCCTTTTCGTGAAACCAATCATGAACCCGAAGCATGGTTCGACTTTGCCACCGACCGGACCCTCGGTGACCTGCGCTTTAAGGGGCTCAACCTCGGCATGGTCCACCAGTCGAACGGGCAATGGGGAGCTGTCTCGCGCAGCTGGAACCGCATTTACAGCCTCTTCATGTTTCAGCGGAAGAGTCTCTATTTTGCCTTCAAGCCCTGGTGGCGAATCCCCGAATCGCGCGTCGATGATGATAATCCCGATATCGAAAAGTATCTGGGTAACTTCGAATTCTACGCCCTCAAAGAGTGGAAGGATCAGACCCTGGGGATTATGCTGCGCAACAACCTACGCCTAAATCAAGACAACCACGGGGCGGTGCAACTCGACTACACCTTCTCGCTGCACAACCAGCTGCGAGGCTACATTCAATGGTTTTACGGCTACGGAGAGAGTCTGATTGACTACAACCACGAAGTAAACACTCTGGGTATCGGCCTGATGCTCTCAAACTGGCTTTAA
- the rpsA gene encoding 30S ribosomal protein S1 — translation MQDKNFDHDDEQSNEDFAAMLEESLGSTTRLELGQKTDATILQIGPDWMFLDIGQKGEGVLAVHEFQNEDGELTVAVGDRISAYFVSREGGEMRFTTRIGGGSKGNEQLEEAWRSGIPVEGRVEKEIKGGYEVKLPGNIRAFCPYSQISLRRLEKPEEVIDKTFPFKITQFEEQGRNVVISRRDLLEEERREQRDALKETLKEGMRVQGEITSLRDFGAFVDIGGIEGLLPISEIAYGRIEDINDILRIGQRLELVIKRIDWAENKFSFSLRDTLADPWAGVPTKYPAGAQISGKVSRLTEFGAFITLEEGIDGLVHISKLGEGRRINHPREVLSLGQDLGVTVEKVDLEQRRISLVPAGTELESEEKSYTDQSVIAGMGTFADLLRSNPKGKRQKQQ, via the coding sequence ATGCAAGACAAAAATTTTGATCACGATGACGAACAGAGCAACGAAGATTTTGCAGCAATGCTTGAGGAGAGTCTCGGAAGCACCACGCGGCTTGAACTGGGGCAGAAAACCGATGCGACAATTTTGCAGATCGGACCAGACTGGATGTTCCTCGATATTGGTCAAAAAGGCGAAGGGGTTCTCGCCGTCCATGAATTTCAAAATGAAGATGGCGAACTGACTGTTGCCGTCGGCGACCGAATCTCGGCCTACTTTGTCTCGCGCGAAGGGGGTGAAATGCGTTTTACCACCCGCATAGGCGGGGGGAGCAAGGGAAACGAGCAACTCGAAGAAGCCTGGCGCAGCGGGATACCGGTTGAGGGCCGGGTCGAAAAGGAGATCAAGGGGGGCTATGAGGTCAAACTCCCCGGTAATATTCGCGCCTTCTGCCCCTATTCACAGATCAGCCTGCGTCGTCTGGAAAAACCCGAAGAGGTAATCGACAAAACCTTCCCCTTCAAAATCACTCAATTTGAAGAACAGGGGCGTAACGTCGTGATCTCTCGCCGCGACCTGCTTGAAGAGGAGCGTCGTGAACAGCGAGATGCACTGAAAGAAACCCTTAAGGAAGGGATGAGGGTTCAAGGTGAAATAACCTCTCTGCGTGACTTCGGCGCCTTTGTCGATATCGGTGGCATTGAAGGGCTGCTGCCAATTTCCGAAATTGCCTACGGCCGTATCGAAGATATTAACGACATTTTAAGGATTGGACAAAGGCTGGAACTGGTGATCAAACGCATCGACTGGGCCGAAAATAAATTCTCCTTCAGCCTGCGCGACACCCTGGCCGACCCCTGGGCCGGAGTCCCGACCAAATACCCGGCAGGAGCCCAAATTTCCGGCAAGGTTTCGCGCCTGACCGAGTTCGGCGCCTTCATCACCTTGGAAGAAGGGATTGACGGGCTGGTGCATATTTCCAAACTTGGGGAAGGGCGACGTATCAATCATCCGCGTGAAGTTCTTTCCCTGGGTCAGGATTTGGGGGTGACAGTTGAAAAAGTCGACCTTGAGCAACGCCGCATCTCTCTGGTACCAGCCGGAACTGAACTCGAATCAGAAGAGAAGTCGTATACTGATCAATCAGTCATTGCAGGAATGGGGACTTTTGCAGATTTGCTGCGGTCAAACCCAAAGGGTAAAAGGCAAAAACAGCAATGA
- a CDS encoding L,D-transpeptidase Cds6 family protein, with protein MLKLDRQFGLYVIREPLAMSSSKACCRAEDPFFDRDVILKLVGPDEVGSRENLDRLSPYLDSLAGLEHPAIAPVYDSGIEGDACYFTTVYYPDGCLADQLKQPMNIGKGLRIILQLSSALAYAYSEGFEQGKLSLKDIFFSSDGHAVIADFGVAATITRLKQKNPLSAHDDPDGARIETLKCLGDILVKLLLGPGAKSDAVSTTLLGQSHGKPIIDLTTDLLGLGSHEIKSFEDLLVRLRSLALLSTDDGINDYVEYVEQTNSSSLTNTKSGTNPVITPSQRQLEIKEAVYAKGEIRRLVAEKNKLQVILQRAVNYKKHAEQKIEASTNALKEAKKAEKKALVDAKLALEQLSGHRPPHWHPALWLAGGVLAGSLITGSYNYFRASDQQPQLQAQNPAQQAVPSTPVPPQTPVLQPTQDQVVAIQPEIMPGAVTPEVQEPVQETTKLWWPAGDEFDATAAVPLEMTVKVERLVLTNASPKKGIHDTQQAFPLSASTDIPNKAPRQNFKTLNNTEPWWPAGNEFDPPAEYSAGSCPDVVCVVKNWAKAWSNKDLEGYFSFYSEDYRPEPGRSLDEWHRMRLERLSRPQWIKVMIEDLQIRPIGVDRVQIKLKQIYSSDYYQDQILKSLNLVKENGQWRILTERSLGALNPANSSDMVGG; from the coding sequence GTGTTAAAACTCGATAGACAATTCGGTTTGTATGTCATCAGGGAGCCTTTGGCGATGAGCTCGTCAAAGGCCTGCTGCCGTGCAGAAGACCCATTCTTCGACCGTGATGTCATATTGAAACTGGTTGGACCTGACGAAGTTGGGTCCCGCGAAAATCTGGATCGCCTCAGCCCGTATCTAGATTCACTTGCAGGGCTGGAACACCCAGCGATTGCACCTGTTTACGACAGCGGCATTGAAGGCGACGCCTGCTATTTCACGACAGTTTACTATCCAGACGGCTGCCTTGCGGACCAATTGAAACAGCCAATGAATATCGGCAAAGGGCTACGGATCATTCTGCAGCTCAGCAGCGCCCTGGCCTATGCCTATAGTGAAGGGTTTGAGCAGGGTAAACTTTCGCTCAAAGATATCTTTTTCTCAAGCGATGGACATGCTGTAATTGCCGATTTCGGTGTTGCAGCGACCATTACACGCTTAAAACAAAAGAACCCCTTGTCTGCTCATGATGACCCTGATGGCGCAAGAATTGAGACTCTCAAATGCTTGGGGGATATTCTGGTCAAGCTATTGCTTGGGCCGGGGGCCAAATCCGATGCAGTCTCAACAACGCTACTCGGACAATCCCATGGCAAACCCATCATAGATTTAACAACTGATCTACTGGGTCTTGGTTCGCACGAAATCAAGAGCTTTGAAGATCTGCTGGTGCGCCTCAGGAGTTTAGCTTTACTTAGCACTGATGACGGTATTAACGATTATGTCGAATATGTCGAACAAACAAATTCCTCCAGCCTGACCAACACCAAATCTGGAACAAATCCCGTCATTACCCCATCGCAAAGACAGCTTGAAATAAAGGAGGCCGTCTATGCTAAAGGGGAAATCCGTCGGTTGGTCGCTGAAAAAAATAAATTACAGGTAATTTTACAACGCGCCGTCAACTATAAAAAACATGCTGAGCAAAAGATCGAAGCAAGCACCAACGCTCTTAAAGAAGCTAAAAAAGCTGAGAAGAAAGCCCTTGTTGATGCAAAACTTGCCCTGGAGCAACTTTCAGGGCACCGTCCGCCCCATTGGCATCCTGCCCTCTGGCTGGCGGGTGGAGTCTTGGCAGGCTCACTAATCACCGGCAGTTATAACTACTTCCGGGCGTCTGACCAGCAGCCGCAGCTCCAAGCCCAAAACCCGGCTCAGCAGGCGGTGCCGTCCACACCCGTGCCGCCCCAAACTCCAGTGCTGCAACCAACTCAGGACCAAGTTGTCGCCATCCAACCCGAAATCATGCCCGGCGCCGTTACTCCCGAGGTACAGGAACCGGTGCAAGAAACAACTAAACTCTGGTGGCCTGCCGGTGATGAATTTGATGCCACCGCAGCCGTTCCTCTAGAAATGACAGTGAAGGTGGAAAGACTCGTTCTAACCAATGCTTCGCCTAAAAAGGGAATCCATGATACGCAACAAGCATTCCCGCTTTCTGCTTCAACTGACATTCCAAACAAAGCTCCACGTCAAAACTTTAAAACACTAAATAACACGGAACCCTGGTGGCCTGCTGGAAATGAATTTGATCCGCCGGCAGAATATTCAGCTGGATCCTGTCCGGACGTTGTATGTGTTGTCAAGAATTGGGCAAAGGCATGGTCAAACAAGGATCTAGAGGGCTACTTCTCTTTCTACAGCGAAGATTATCGCCCTGAACCTGGTAGATCTCTTGATGAATGGCACAGAATGCGGCTAGAACGCTTAAGTCGGCCACAATGGATCAAAGTCATGATTGAAGATTTACAGATACGACCTATCGGAGTAGATCGTGTGCAAATCAAACTGAAACAGATCTATAGCTCTGATTATTATCAGGATCAGATTTTAAAATCGCTGAATCTCGTAAAAGAGAATGGTCAGTGGCGCATTCTGACGGAGCGTTCGCTTGGCGCTCTTAACCCTGCGAACAGTAGCGATATGGTGGGTGGTTAA
- a CDS encoding DeoR family transcriptional regulator, whose product MTSSERQKLILAKLQAAGNLQVVDLAENFQVSKMTIHRDLVLLEEKGFLKRIHGGAVQSADSRQNAGDVTSFPESRQGECLICTRPSTQHLLYTLTGKKGEQRQACCAHCGISAHILFGDNIMMALTADYLTGKLHAAQNSFFLLGSVAAPCCHPSVLTFEDEQMARRFQTGFGGKVGRLNEAIMFLRETMMLNPEQDGCPHCAEVLRQNQ is encoded by the coding sequence ATGACTTCGAGTGAAAGACAGAAGCTGATTCTGGCAAAGTTGCAGGCTGCTGGAAATCTTCAGGTCGTTGATTTAGCCGAGAATTTTCAGGTCTCGAAAATGACGATCCATCGAGATCTTGTGTTGCTTGAAGAGAAGGGCTTTTTGAAGAGAATACATGGCGGTGCTGTTCAGTCGGCTGATTCGAGGCAAAACGCAGGGGATGTGACGAGTTTTCCAGAAAGTCGACAAGGGGAATGTTTGATCTGCACGCGCCCCTCGACACAACACCTGCTTTATACTTTAACAGGGAAAAAGGGCGAACAACGCCAGGCATGTTGCGCGCATTGTGGAATTTCGGCTCACATTCTTTTTGGCGATAATATTATGATGGCCTTAACCGCTGACTATTTGACAGGAAAGTTGCATGCCGCTCAAAATTCATTTTTCTTGCTCGGCAGTGTTGCTGCCCCGTGTTGTCATCCATCTGTTTTGACGTTTGAAGACGAGCAGATGGCGCGTCGTTTTCAAACCGGATTTGGTGGCAAGGTGGGGCGTTTGAATGAGGCCATAATGTTTTTGCGCGAAACGATGATGCTAAATCCCGAACAAGATGGTTGTCCACACTGCGCTGAGGTCCTTAGACAAAATCAATAA
- a CDS encoding TonB-dependent receptor, with amino-acid sequence MFYVHKSVMATILLLIVVVSPAFSATTMLEDINVRADRQVPTEESLTIREVMESPARDLGEALESIPGLNSVNKGAIANDIVLRGLQGDDINVFLDGVRLYGGCPSRMDPPSFHFDFAEVEQIKVIKGPYDLENPGSMGGMVNAITKQPQPGPAANLSLTLGSFSLLDSSATASMASETGDLLGGYAYKSSHSPMDGDGKRQLEVYAPGTPHSYIIDLDSDAYKIHTAWIKGGYNFQSNVRSELGYSYQDAENVLYPYLFMDAEYDRTHRVNWTLKADKLDAAVDAVDFQLYWNQVEHLMHDKFRTSSTNPMVAVNNKTYSMQTDSSTSVYGAKAKGDWLIGSGKLTTGIDYYYRNWDATNEALFGTYVPQPMLPDIDVNNFGAFAEYSQPLAHSFKLKGGTRIDYTIAEANALTQARLDSLYVTNVSGSNLKNKNDFTNASGNIQLAWQVIPELELFSGIGLGTRTPDPQELYIGLNRGSMGPSWLGNPNLGSTLNRQIDFGAKITGENFFLNASAFYSALQDYITLTEDIVVSTGNSAKTYQNVDATLWGGELSSQLALPMDFYLRGSLAYVRGENKDKNQPLAETPPLNGSVSVRWDNDSYFAEVTERFAAGQDRVDSDLQEQTTAGWAVTDVKAGANWENWSLAAGVNNIFNIYYFTHLSYQRDPFASGVKVPEVGAFAYATLSYNF; translated from the coding sequence ATGTTTTACGTCCACAAATCTGTCATGGCAACAATATTACTTTTAATAGTAGTTGTCAGCCCTGCATTTTCCGCAACAACAATGCTAGAGGATATCAACGTTCGCGCAGATCGACAGGTACCCACTGAAGAATCCTTGACCATTCGCGAAGTCATGGAAAGTCCTGCGCGAGACCTTGGTGAAGCCCTTGAATCCATACCGGGACTAAACAGTGTTAATAAGGGTGCCATTGCGAATGATATTGTCCTGCGCGGCCTGCAAGGCGATGATATCAACGTATTTCTCGATGGCGTCCGACTGTATGGTGGCTGCCCGTCTAGAATGGACCCCCCCTCATTTCATTTTGATTTTGCAGAGGTCGAACAGATCAAGGTGATTAAGGGCCCCTATGACCTCGAAAACCCGGGAAGCATGGGCGGCATGGTTAACGCCATCACAAAACAGCCACAACCAGGACCAGCTGCAAACCTGAGTCTTACTCTTGGATCATTCAGCCTTTTAGACTCCTCTGCAACCGCATCTATGGCATCAGAAACTGGTGATTTATTGGGTGGATATGCCTATAAATCCTCTCACTCTCCAATGGATGGCGATGGAAAACGACAGCTGGAGGTTTATGCACCAGGGACCCCTCACAGCTATATCATTGACCTAGATTCAGACGCGTACAAAATTCACACGGCCTGGATCAAAGGTGGTTACAACTTTCAAAGTAATGTCCGCAGTGAACTCGGCTACTCCTACCAGGACGCGGAAAATGTCCTTTATCCCTACCTGTTCATGGATGCAGAGTATGACCGCACTCATCGTGTGAACTGGACGTTAAAAGCTGACAAGTTGGATGCAGCCGTTGACGCGGTGGACTTTCAACTCTACTGGAATCAGGTTGAACATCTGATGCACGACAAATTTCGGACCTCTTCAACAAATCCAATGGTCGCAGTAAATAACAAAACATACAGTATGCAGACAGATTCAAGCACCTCGGTCTATGGAGCAAAAGCAAAAGGGGACTGGTTGATTGGCTCAGGCAAACTGACGACAGGCATCGACTACTACTACCGCAACTGGGATGCCACCAACGAAGCATTGTTTGGAACATATGTGCCCCAACCCATGCTGCCAGATATCGACGTCAATAATTTTGGCGCTTTCGCTGAATATTCTCAGCCACTCGCCCATTCTTTCAAATTGAAAGGTGGGACACGGATAGACTACACAATCGCAGAAGCAAATGCGTTGACCCAAGCCCGACTCGACAGCCTCTATGTGACAAATGTTTCTGGGTCGAACCTGAAGAACAAAAACGACTTCACCAATGCAAGTGGCAATATTCAGCTAGCCTGGCAGGTCATTCCGGAACTGGAGCTCTTCAGCGGGATCGGACTGGGAACACGCACCCCTGACCCGCAAGAACTTTATATCGGCCTTAACAGAGGGAGTATGGGGCCAAGCTGGCTCGGCAATCCAAATCTGGGTTCAACACTTAACCGTCAAATTGATTTCGGAGCAAAGATCACCGGCGAAAACTTTTTTCTGAATGCCTCAGCCTTCTACAGTGCGCTGCAAGACTACATTACCTTGACGGAGGACATCGTCGTATCAACAGGCAACAGCGCCAAAACCTACCAGAATGTCGATGCCACCCTCTGGGGCGGAGAACTCAGTTCACAACTTGCCCTGCCAATGGATTTCTATTTACGAGGGAGCCTCGCCTATGTCCGAGGTGAGAATAAAGATAAAAACCAGCCCCTCGCAGAAACTCCACCCTTGAATGGTTCGGTCAGTGTCCGTTGGGATAATGACAGTTATTTTGCAGAGGTCACCGAACGCTTTGCCGCAGGCCAGGATCGCGTCGACTCTGACCTGCAGGAACAGACAACTGCAGGCTGGGCTGTCACTGACGTCAAAGCTGGCGCAAATTGGGAGAATTGGTCACTGGCAGCTGGCGTCAACAATATCTTTAATATCTACTATTTCACCCATCTGTCATACCAGCGAGACCCCTTTGCTTCTGGCGTCAAGGTTCCCGAAGTTGGGGCATTCGCCTATGCAACCCTGAGTTACAATTTTTAA
- a CDS encoding energy transducer TonB family protein has translation MNIEELSPHRTQPLEHPWGRAFCYSLLIHAGVIIALALHVSMPVPPMNLPKAIKVDLISIPAVPKVRQKSLPRAVIQKPVLPQPIIRPRPIIQQKTEQLPQPAVSLKQNPETIPRQITPPKLEFKRPATDKIEQSPPINPLLTSTKDIPVLSPAEAPIDSPLTPMTSAQSDSLQSYSNLIRQRIDRVKRYPLMARKAGKQGKVMVEFSVDRQGKLLESRILTGCGTKVLDDAALKALTRASPFPQLPDDLPSPHKFSIQINFFLGS, from the coding sequence ATGAACATTGAGGAGCTAAGCCCTCACAGAACACAGCCCCTGGAACATCCATGGGGCCGGGCCTTCTGTTATTCGTTGTTAATACATGCCGGGGTGATAATAGCCTTGGCACTGCATGTCAGTATGCCAGTCCCACCGATGAACCTGCCAAAAGCGATCAAGGTGGATCTGATCTCAATACCAGCAGTTCCGAAGGTTCGACAAAAATCCCTTCCGCGAGCAGTTATCCAGAAGCCGGTTTTGCCACAACCGATTATAAGACCGCGACCCATCATCCAACAAAAGACCGAACAGCTACCACAGCCTGCTGTCAGCCTGAAGCAAAATCCGGAAACAATTCCTCGTCAAATAACACCGCCCAAACTTGAGTTTAAAAGACCTGCAACAGATAAAATAGAGCAAAGTCCTCCGATCAACCCGCTGCTCACCTCGACTAAAGATATACCCGTGCTGTCTCCAGCTGAGGCGCCAATCGACAGCCCGTTGACACCAATGACTTCTGCGCAAAGTGACAGCCTGCAAAGCTATTCAAACTTGATCAGACAACGCATCGACAGGGTAAAACGCTACCCCTTAATGGCGCGCAAGGCAGGTAAACAGGGGAAAGTTATGGTTGAGTTTAGTGTCGATCGGCAGGGGAAACTACTTGAAAGCCGGATTTTAACCGGCTGTGGGACCAAAGTTCTTGACGACGCAGCCCTTAAGGCGCTGACCCGCGCCAGCCCTTTTCCTCAACTGCCTGACGACTTACCGAGTCCGCACAAATTCAGCATACAGATCAATTTTTTTCTGGGAAGCTGA
- a CDS encoding NifU family protein, which produces MKAQVEEVLNQVRPALQADGGDVELVDVSAEGVVSVRLTGACGSCPMSTMTLKMGIEKTLMQQIPAVKEVVQVR; this is translated from the coding sequence ATGAAAGCACAGGTTGAAGAAGTTTTGAATCAGGTCCGCCCCGCGCTGCAGGCTGACGGTGGTGATGTTGAGTTGGTTGATGTCTCCGCTGAGGGCGTTGTGAGTGTGCGCCTGACCGGAGCCTGTGGCTCTTGTCCAATGTCAACCATGACTTTGAAAATGGGTATCGAAAAGACCCTGATGCAGCAAATTCCGGCGGTCAAGGAAGTTGTCCAGGTCCGCTGA
- a CDS encoding class I SAM-dependent methyltransferase: MSDLDNVENADLRAEIVQEIDRRGPISFARYMELCLYHPRYGYYTSTRTRIGKQGDFFTSSSVHSLFGRLIARQIVQLWQHMGKGPFTLVEQGAGEGYLCLDLLDALASETPELYVQLEYRIIEISTDHRQKQKQNLASHVTAGRVIWCELSELEPFTGCFLSNELVDAFPVHVVEKQDNVLQEVLVNCIDEGFVEELAPLTDSRLNDYFELSGNPLVEGNRAEVNLAALDWMAQVAQRLVCGAVLTIDYGYPAAELLAPWRRAGTLLCYHRHQSSDNPYQYIGCQDMTAHVNFTLLEKIGEEHGLKTLYFSEQYRFLLGLGFLEELIRLQALEIDPKRAQALRLTLKNLILPDGGMGESFKVLVQGKGLGNIELLCARPIRAIGLPAGI, translated from the coding sequence ATGTCCGATCTTGATAACGTAGAAAATGCAGACCTTCGCGCAGAAATCGTTCAAGAAATTGATCGACGGGGACCCATTAGCTTTGCGCGCTATATGGAGCTTTGCCTCTATCATCCGCGGTATGGGTATTACACCTCCACCCGGACCCGCATCGGCAAGCAGGGCGATTTCTTCACCTCTTCGAGTGTTCATTCTCTGTTCGGGCGTTTGATTGCTCGCCAGATTGTTCAACTCTGGCAGCATATGGGGAAGGGTCCGTTTACTCTCGTTGAGCAGGGGGCTGGCGAAGGTTATCTATGTCTCGACCTTCTAGATGCCCTGGCCTCAGAAACACCTGAACTCTATGTGCAACTCGAATATCGAATTATCGAGATCAGCACCGATCACCGGCAGAAACAAAAACAAAATCTCGCCAGCCATGTAACAGCTGGTCGCGTTATCTGGTGTGAACTCTCAGAGCTGGAGCCTTTTACAGGTTGCTTTTTGAGCAATGAACTGGTTGATGCCTTTCCGGTTCATGTCGTCGAAAAACAGGATAACGTTCTGCAGGAGGTTCTGGTTAATTGTATAGATGAGGGCTTCGTCGAAGAATTAGCTCCTTTGACTGATTCACGTTTGAATGATTATTTTGAGCTATCCGGGAATCCTCTGGTTGAGGGGAATCGCGCCGAAGTCAATCTTGCGGCACTCGACTGGATGGCTCAGGTCGCTCAGCGACTGGTGTGCGGTGCAGTATTGACTATCGATTATGGCTATCCGGCAGCTGAACTGCTGGCTCCCTGGCGTCGGGCTGGAACACTGCTCTGTTACCATCGACATCAATCCAGTGACAATCCTTATCAGTATATTGGCTGTCAGGATATGACGGCACATGTCAACTTTACCCTGTTAGAAAAAATCGGCGAAGAGCACGGGCTTAAGACGCTTTATTTTAGCGAGCAATATCGTTTTTTGCTGGGGCTCGGATTTCTGGAAGAGTTGATTCGGCTCCAGGCCCTTGAGATCGATCCGAAGCGGGCTCAAGCTCTACGTCTGACCTTGAAAAATTTGATTCTGCCGGACGGTGGTATGGGGGAAAGTTTTAAGGTTCTGGTACAAGGGAAGGGCCTCGGCAATATTGAGTTGCTGTGCGCACGTCCCATACGCGCAATCGGTTTGCCCGCGGGGATCTGA